In Sphingomonas sp. SUN019, one genomic interval encodes:
- the erpA gene encoding iron-sulfur cluster insertion protein ErpA has product MATLATDIALTSAAAARVATIAAKQGKPAILRLSVEGGGCSGFQYKFGFADAPEPGDAIAETDGVRLLVDDMSLDLVRGCAVDYVESLGGAAFKVENPNAASGCGCGTSFAV; this is encoded by the coding sequence ATGGCGACATTAGCTACCGACATCGCGTTGACCTCCGCCGCCGCCGCGCGTGTCGCGACGATCGCGGCGAAACAAGGTAAACCCGCGATCCTGCGGCTGTCGGTCGAAGGCGGCGGCTGTTCGGGCTTCCAGTATAAATTCGGGTTCGCCGATGCGCCCGAGCCTGGCGACGCGATCGCCGAAACCGACGGCGTGCGGCTGTTGGTCGACGACATGAGCCTCGATCTCGTCCGCGGGTGCGCGGTCGATTACGTGGAGTCGCTCGGCGGCGCGGCGTTCAAGGTTGAAAATCCCAATGCGGCCAGCGGCTGCGGTTGCGGGACTAGCTTCGCGGTGTGA
- a CDS encoding peroxiredoxin, with product MDTMPDVTLTGADGAPLKLRDLPLPLVVYFYPKDDTSGCTREAQDFSALAGDFAAAGVTVLGVSKDSPKSHAKFAAKYDLSVPLGSDEDGSVCEAFGVWVEKSMYGKKYMGIERSTFLFDGDGALKNDWRKVKVPGHADAVLAAAKAL from the coding sequence ATGGATACGATGCCTGACGTCACGCTGACCGGGGCCGATGGCGCGCCGCTGAAGCTGCGCGATCTGCCGCTGCCGCTGGTCGTTTATTTCTATCCGAAGGACGATACGTCGGGCTGCACGCGTGAGGCGCAGGATTTCTCTGCGCTGGCGGGCGATTTCGCCGCCGCGGGCGTGACGGTGCTCGGCGTGTCGAAGGACAGCCCGAAAAGCCACGCGAAGTTCGCGGCGAAATATGACCTGTCGGTGCCGCTGGGGAGCGACGAAGACGGCAGCGTTTGCGAGGCGTTCGGCGTGTGGGTCGAAAAATCGATGTACGGCAAGAAATATATGGGGATCGAGCGTTCGACCTTCCTGTTTGACGGCGATGGCGCGCTGAAAAACGACTGGCGTAAGGTGAAAGTGCCGGGTCACGCAGACGCCGTTCTGGCCGCCGCGAAAGCGCTTTGA
- the lptG gene encoding LPS export ABC transporter permease LptG, with translation MTSFFPSRTVSFYMGRMFLIRTFGILAGLMIVLLALNLLSESGKILAVPGNGDGEVWRYASLRAPELIAFLFPFSVLLGTILTLITMNQNSEIVALKASGLSAHQVLAPLLVASFGVAILSFGFNERIVARASATLAQWQQVNYGPLPIDRGDRSNVWVRSGDDLIQVAQIRGRGDAAQLGGITLYDREGGILRTIVTAPRGRRDGDGWRIGPAKRFDVARGTVTALGDLTVGQGVTPDQFTLATVDPNGLSFTALQSAISDLSEAGRPTKSMEGALWHKLSAPLSSVLMPLLGAVAAFGIARSGKLFIRAVIGMGLGFAYFVADNFALAMGNLGAYPPFLAAWAPFLLFLLIGEAVLIRSEE, from the coding sequence ATGACCTCGTTCTTTCCGTCGCGCACCGTGTCCTTCTACATGGGCCGGATGTTCCTGATCCGCACGTTCGGCATCCTCGCCGGGCTGATGATCGTCCTGCTCGCGCTCAACCTGCTGAGTGAATCGGGCAAGATCCTGGCGGTTCCCGGCAATGGCGATGGCGAGGTGTGGCGCTACGCGTCGCTACGCGCGCCCGAACTGATCGCGTTCCTGTTCCCGTTTTCGGTGCTGTTGGGGACGATCCTGACGCTGATCACGATGAACCAGAACAGCGAGATCGTCGCGTTAAAGGCATCGGGCTTATCGGCGCATCAGGTGCTCGCCCCGCTGCTGGTGGCGAGTTTCGGCGTTGCGATCCTCAGCTTCGGGTTCAACGAACGGATCGTCGCGCGCGCCAGCGCGACGCTCGCGCAGTGGCAGCAGGTCAACTACGGCCCGCTGCCGATCGATCGCGGCGACCGGTCGAACGTGTGGGTGCGATCGGGTGACGATCTGATCCAGGTCGCACAGATCAGGGGGCGCGGCGATGCGGCGCAGCTGGGCGGGATAACCTTGTACGACCGCGAGGGCGGCATCCTGCGCACGATCGTCACGGCGCCGCGCGGACGCCGCGACGGCGACGGCTGGCGGATCGGTCCGGCGAAACGGTTCGACGTGGCGCGCGGCACGGTCACCGCGCTGGGCGACCTGACCGTCGGACAGGGCGTCACGCCCGATCAGTTCACGCTGGCGACGGTCGATCCGAACGGCCTGTCCTTCACCGCGCTCCAATCCGCCATCTCCGATCTGTCGGAGGCCGGACGGCCGACCAAGTCGATGGAGGGCGCGTTGTGGCACAAATTGTCCGCGCCTTTATCGTCGGTGCTGATGCCATTGCTCGGCGCGGTCGCCGCATTCGGGATCGCGCGATCGGGGAAGCTGTTTATCCGCGCCGTCATCGGCATGGGGCTGGGCTTCGCCTATTTCGTGGCGGACAATTTCGCGCTCGCGATGGGCAATCTCGGCGCATATCCGCCGTTTCTCGCCGCATGGGCGCCGTTCCTGCTGTTCCTGCTGATCGGCGAGGCGGTCCTGATCCGCAGCGAGGAATGA
- a CDS encoding bifunctional [glutamine synthetase] adenylyltransferase/[glutamine synthetase]-adenylyl-L-tyrosine phosphorylase produces the protein MTETVVLAAITEAAGRARGHSPFLSMLLDREPEIAAELDAGRYGRTSPTMDATQSIARSLRLARRRLALSVAVGDLAGSLDLSAVTGALTDFADQALDVAIRAAIEERTPGAEPRGFVAIALGKQGSRELNYSSDIDPILLFDPDTLPTRPREEPIEAAVRIGKRVVELLQARDGDGYVLRVDLRLRPTPEATPIALPVEAAITYYESQALPWERAAFIRARACAGDVALGERFLTAIRPFLWRRSLDFGAIGEIVAITQRIRDHHAQGQAFGPGYDLKRGRGGIREIEFFAQIHQLIHGGRDATLRVPDTRGALRALAAAGRIDANDAAALVEAYELLRTIEHRVQMIDDRQTHHLPTGAALDNVAQLHGLQDGAALLKLLAPHVARVAAVFDGLAPARGDTLSVDGDCLRQQLAAAGLDDKAAARVEAWRAGRYPALRSAAAQAALEAVLPSLIAAFAEAPAPDAALIRLDTLLERLPSAINIFRLLEARPGLAALLAALLSHAPTLADELARRPDLLDGLIDASAFDAVGSVAELADEMRRGERGADYQARLDHVRRIVGDKRFALGAQIVAGAADPLAVSHGYSRVAEAAIEVLAAETVAEFTRAHGRVPDSEFVILALGRLGGGALTHASDLDLIYLFTGDFSAESDGAKPLGATLYYNRLAQRVTGALSVATAAGPLYPIDTRLRPSGAQGPLAVTFDSFARYQHEEAWTWEHMALTRARPVFGSETARVQVCAIIAEVLAANGERDVIADAVAMRAEMAAHKPPAGPLDAKLLPGGLVDLEFVVHATQLSRRTGFDPALDRAIAALGGLLPPGMGAAHDLLTRLLVTLRLVAPDAQEPAADATRALIARALGLADWGAVLAGFASTRHDVAAAWRKLSDGYDA, from the coding sequence ATGACGGAAACAGTCGTTTTGGCGGCAATTACCGAAGCGGCAGGGCGTGCGCGCGGGCATTCGCCGTTCCTTTCAATGCTGTTGGATCGCGAGCCTGAAATTGCGGCTGAACTGGACGCCGGACGCTATGGCCGAACCTCACCGACCATGGATGCAACACAGTCCATCGCCCGTTCTCTCCGCCTTGCGCGGCGTCGGCTGGCGCTGTCGGTGGCGGTCGGCGATCTGGCGGGATCGCTCGATCTGAGCGCGGTTACCGGCGCGCTGACCGACTTTGCCGACCAAGCGCTGGACGTCGCGATCCGTGCGGCGATCGAGGAGCGCACGCCGGGCGCGGAACCGCGCGGCTTCGTCGCGATCGCGCTGGGGAAGCAAGGCAGCCGCGAGCTGAACTATTCCTCCGATATCGATCCGATCCTGCTGTTCGATCCCGACACGCTGCCGACGCGTCCGCGTGAGGAGCCGATCGAGGCCGCAGTCAGGATCGGCAAGCGCGTGGTCGAGCTGCTGCAGGCGCGCGACGGTGACGGCTATGTGCTGCGCGTCGATCTGCGCCTGCGCCCGACGCCCGAGGCGACGCCGATCGCGCTGCCGGTCGAGGCAGCGATCACGTATTATGAATCGCAGGCGCTGCCGTGGGAACGCGCCGCCTTCATCCGCGCCCGCGCCTGCGCTGGCGACGTGGCGCTGGGCGAGCGTTTCCTGACCGCGATCCGCCCGTTCCTGTGGCGGCGCAGTCTCGATTTCGGTGCGATCGGGGAAATCGTCGCGATCACGCAGCGGATACGCGACCATCACGCGCAGGGGCAGGCGTTCGGCCCCGGATACGACCTGAAGCGCGGGCGCGGCGGCATCCGGGAGATCGAATTCTTCGCGCAGATCCATCAATTGATCCACGGCGGCCGCGACGCGACGCTCCGCGTGCCTGATACGCGCGGCGCGCTGCGGGCGTTGGCGGCTGCGGGGCGGATCGATGCGAACGATGCAGCCGCGCTGGTCGAAGCCTATGAATTGCTGCGCACGATCGAGCACCGCGTTCAGATGATCGACGATCGGCAGACGCACCATTTGCCGACCGGTGCGGCGCTCGACAATGTGGCGCAGCTTCATGGTCTGCAGGACGGCGCGGCGCTGCTGAAGTTGCTCGCACCGCACGTCGCGCGTGTAGCGGCAGTGTTTGACGGGCTCGCACCTGCAAGGGGCGATACGCTGTCAGTCGATGGCGATTGCCTGCGGCAACAGCTTGCCGCTGCGGGGCTCGACGACAAGGCCGCGGCGCGGGTCGAGGCATGGCGTGCGGGTCGTTATCCCGCATTGCGCAGCGCTGCAGCGCAAGCCGCGCTGGAGGCGGTGCTGCCCAGCCTGATCGCCGCGTTCGCCGAGGCTCCCGCACCCGATGCGGCGCTCATCCGGCTCGATACCCTGCTCGAGCGGCTGCCGAGCGCGATCAACATCTTCCGCCTGCTGGAGGCGCGGCCCGGTCTTGCGGCGCTGCTTGCGGCGTTGCTGAGCCACGCGCCGACGCTGGCCGACGAACTGGCGCGTCGCCCCGATCTGCTTGATGGACTGATCGATGCCAGCGCGTTCGACGCGGTGGGATCGGTCGCCGAACTGGCGGACGAGATGCGGCGCGGGGAGCGCGGCGCGGACTATCAGGCGCGGCTCGATCATGTGCGGCGCATCGTAGGCGACAAGAGGTTTGCGCTTGGGGCGCAGATCGTCGCCGGCGCGGCCGATCCGCTGGCGGTTTCGCATGGCTATTCGCGTGTGGCGGAGGCGGCGATCGAGGTGCTGGCCGCGGAGACCGTCGCGGAATTCACGCGCGCACACGGCCGTGTTCCGGACAGCGAATTTGTTATTCTGGCGCTCGGGCGGCTTGGGGGCGGGGCGCTGACGCACGCATCCGACCTCGACCTGATCTATCTTTTTACCGGTGATTTCTCGGCTGAATCCGATGGTGCGAAACCACTTGGCGCGACGCTGTACTACAACCGGCTGGCGCAGCGCGTGACGGGCGCGTTGTCGGTCGCGACCGCGGCCGGGCCGCTCTATCCGATCGACACGCGGCTACGTCCTTCGGGTGCGCAAGGCCCGCTGGCGGTGACGTTCGACAGCTTCGCGCGCTATCAGCACGAAGAGGCGTGGACGTGGGAGCATATGGCGCTGACGCGCGCTCGGCCGGTGTTCGGGTCGGAGACGGCGAGAGTTCAGGTTTGCGCCATCATCGCCGAGGTGCTGGCGGCTAACGGCGAACGTGATGTCATCGCCGACGCGGTCGCGATGCGTGCCGAGATGGCGGCGCACAAGCCGCCAGCGGGGCCGCTCGATGCGAAGCTGCTGCCAGGCGGGCTGGTCGATCTGGAGTTCGTCGTCCACGCGACGCAACTGTCGCGTCGCACCGGCTTCGATCCCGCGCTCGATCGCGCGATCGCCGCGTTGGGTGGTCTGCTGCCGCCGGGGATGGGCGCGGCGCACGATCTGCTGACACGTTTGCTCGTGACGCTTCGGCTCGTCGCGCCCGATGCGCAGGAACCCGCAGCCGATGCGACACGGGCGTTGATCGCGCGCGCGCTGGGGCTGGCGGATTGGGGCGCGGTGCTTGCGGGGTTTGCGTCGACGCGGCACGACGTGGCGGCGGCATGGAGGAAGTTGAGCGATGGATACGATGCCTGA
- a CDS encoding sigma-70 family RNA polymerase sigma factor: protein MTQAEMREDDDAEIAAPVEHVALSDPEFKTQLAQVIPHLRAFGRSLSGNRDLADDLVQETLLKAWAARKRFQAGTNMRAWTFIILRNLYLSQMRRSRFKGEWDDLVADRLLAAPASQDKHVELADMQRALLHLPQPQREALILVGAGGFAYEEAAEICGVAVGTIKSRVARGRVALEALMSGTDLTSRRDHHNDSGMTTLDEIMGEVDELSRDR from the coding sequence ATGACGCAAGCAGAAATGCGCGAAGACGACGACGCGGAAATCGCCGCGCCGGTCGAGCACGTCGCGCTATCCGATCCCGAGTTCAAGACGCAACTCGCGCAGGTGATTCCCCACCTGCGCGCGTTCGGCCGGTCGCTGTCCGGTAATCGCGATCTCGCCGACGATCTCGTGCAGGAAACGTTGTTGAAGGCGTGGGCCGCGCGCAAACGTTTTCAGGCCGGCACCAACATGCGGGCGTGGACATTTATCATTTTGCGTAACCTGTATTTGTCCCAAATGCGCCGGTCACGCTTCAAAGGTGAGTGGGACGATCTGGTTGCCGATCGCTTGCTCGCGGCGCCGGCGAGCCAGGACAAGCATGTCGAACTCGCCGACATGCAGCGCGCGTTGTTGCATTTGCCGCAGCCGCAGCGCGAAGCGTTGATCCTGGTTGGTGCGGGCGGGTTCGCTTACGAAGAAGCTGCCGAAATTTGCGGCGTGGCGGTAGGTACGATCAAAAGCCGCGTTGCACGCGGGCGAGTCGCGCTAGAGGCGTTGATGAGTGGTACCGACCTGACATCACGACGCGACCATCACAACGATTCGGGGATGACGACGCTGGACGAGATCATGGGCGAGGTCGACGAACTCAGCCGCGACCGCTGA
- the lptF gene encoding LPS export ABC transporter permease LptF, whose translation MKSIDRYMARLIALPLISTLVIAAMLLVLDRMLRLFDFVATQGGPISVVWKMLANLLPEYLGLGIPIGLLLGILLAFRRLATSSELDVMRGVGMSYGRLLRVPFMYAAVLAALNIAIVGYVQPKARYAYEQLRFDLRTGALGASIKVGEFTHLGDRMTLRIERSREKGRKLSGIFVEVNTPKGDKLAVTADSGQFLATDDPNVIIFRLTNGTLVHDRAGFRVPRVLTFSAHDLPIDLPKFESFRVRGGRNLEYTLPELAVLGKTAGSEQARDSSRAEFHFRLAEVASMFLMPLLGVALGVPPKRSTSALGVFLSIVMIVTYHKVNQYAAAFGELGRVDPFIALWVPFAIFAGLVFWMFYTLAYVPGGQPIGALERVSGKAVAAIMRYLPGARRKRAEFVAA comes from the coding sequence ATGAAATCGATCGACCGCTACATGGCCCGGCTGATCGCGCTGCCGCTCATCTCGACGCTGGTCATCGCGGCGATGCTGCTGGTGCTCGACCGGATGCTGCGGTTGTTCGATTTCGTCGCCACGCAGGGCGGGCCGATCAGCGTGGTGTGGAAGATGCTGGCGAACCTGCTGCCCGAATATCTGGGCCTGGGCATTCCGATTGGCCTGCTGCTCGGCATCCTGCTCGCCTTTCGCCGCCTCGCCACGTCCAGCGAACTGGACGTGATGCGCGGCGTGGGGATGAGTTATGGGCGGCTGTTGCGCGTGCCGTTCATGTATGCCGCGGTGCTGGCCGCGCTCAACATCGCGATCGTCGGCTACGTCCAGCCAAAAGCGCGCTATGCGTACGAACAATTGCGGTTCGACTTGCGTACCGGCGCATTGGGGGCGTCGATCAAGGTCGGCGAATTCACCCACCTCGGCGACCGCATGACGCTCAGGATCGAGCGAAGCCGCGAAAAGGGCCGAAAGCTTTCCGGCATCTTCGTCGAGGTGAACACGCCAAAGGGCGACAAGCTGGCGGTGACCGCCGACAGCGGACAGTTCCTGGCGACCGACGATCCCAACGTCATCATCTTCCGGCTGACCAACGGTACCTTGGTCCACGATCGCGCCGGGTTCCGCGTGCCCCGCGTCCTGACGTTCAGCGCGCATGACCTGCCGATCGATCTGCCGAAGTTCGAAAGCTTCCGCGTCCGCGGCGGGCGCAATCTGGAATATACGCTTCCCGAACTGGCCGTGCTCGGCAAGACCGCAGGCAGCGAACAGGCGCGCGACAGCAGCCGGGCGGAATTCCACTTCCGCCTGGCCGAAGTCGCGTCGATGTTCCTGATGCCGCTGTTGGGCGTCGCGCTCGGCGTGCCGCCCAAACGATCGACGTCGGCGCTGGGCGTCTTCCTGTCGATCGTGATGATCGTCACCTATCACAAGGTGAATCAATATGCCGCGGCGTTCGGCGAACTGGGCCGCGTCGACCCGTTCATCGCGCTGTGGGTGCCGTTCGCGATCTTTGCCGGATTGGTGTTCTGGATGTTCTACACGCTTGCCTATGTTCCCGGCGGCCAGCCGATCGGCGCGCTGGAGCGTGTTTCGGGCAAGGCGGTGGCGGCGATCATGCGGTATTTGCCGGGCGCCAGGCGTAAGCGCGCGGAGTTTGTCGCGGCATGA
- a CDS encoding M23 family metallopeptidase, producing the protein MTNLSNTPVARLTERARSIFTARDLIFHDGRTLRRFRVGGAVQGVTAGTAAAVLLLAGYGAAQASTEAATAAGIVAPAVSEARLKQMERKVASMQARVATIRQTAQAHADRIEQRQALIAAAMTGKGDAKKLALATLAIDPVADRVAAHAIAPLKKVEARQVALAAAAEEMLDRRYAMATKQIRKLGLRPDRVVRRLPVGAMGGPLIPASSAEATADLSADQQFRSLFMTWKKLDTLEQGVISIPSVQPVQHLTFTSNFGIRSDPFRGTAAMHAGVDIPGPSGTPIYATADGIVSHADRQGGYGNMIEVNHGKGISTRYGHLSKIMVTANGRVRRGQMIGLMGSTGRSTGPHLHYEVRIDGHAVNPVPFLTTADYLLASKDQAVGQIPVAAGGPAAQD; encoded by the coding sequence ATGACCAATTTGTCCAACACGCCGGTCGCCCGTCTAACCGAGCGAGCACGTTCCATTTTCACCGCGCGTGATCTGATCTTCCATGATGGCCGTACCTTGCGGCGCTTTCGCGTCGGCGGCGCGGTTCAGGGCGTCACCGCCGGAACCGCCGCCGCGGTTCTGCTGCTCGCCGGCTATGGCGCGGCGCAGGCCTCGACCGAAGCCGCTACCGCCGCCGGTATCGTCGCCCCCGCCGTTTCCGAAGCGCGGCTGAAGCAGATGGAGCGCAAGGTCGCGTCGATGCAGGCGCGCGTCGCGACGATCCGCCAGACCGCGCAGGCGCATGCCGACCGCATCGAGCAGCGTCAGGCGCTGATCGCCGCCGCGATGACCGGCAAGGGCGATGCGAAGAAATTGGCGCTCGCGACGCTGGCGATCGATCCCGTCGCCGACCGCGTCGCGGCACACGCGATTGCGCCGCTGAAGAAAGTCGAGGCGCGCCAGGTCGCGCTGGCCGCCGCCGCGGAAGAAATGCTCGATCGACGCTACGCGATGGCGACGAAGCAGATTCGCAAGCTCGGCCTCCGCCCCGACCGCGTCGTGCGTCGCCTGCCTGTGGGGGCGATGGGCGGTCCGCTGATCCCGGCGAGCAGCGCAGAGGCGACCGCCGATCTTTCCGCCGATCAGCAGTTCCGGTCGCTGTTCATGACCTGGAAGAAGCTCGATACGCTTGAACAGGGCGTAATCTCGATCCCATCGGTGCAGCCCGTCCAGCACCTGACCTTCACCAGCAATTTCGGCATCCGCAGCGATCCGTTCCGCGGCACAGCCGCGATGCATGCCGGCGTCGACATTCCTGGCCCTTCCGGCACGCCGATCTACGCCACTGCCGATGGCATCGTAAGCCACGCCGATCGTCAGGGCGGGTATGGCAACATGATCGAGGTGAACCACGGCAAGGGGATTTCGACCCGCTACGGCCATCTGTCGAAGATCATGGTGACCGCCAACGGTCGCGTGCGTCGCGGGCAGATGATCGGCCTGATGGGTTCGACCGGCCGCTCGACCGGCCCGCATCTTCATTACGAGGTCCGCATCGATGGCCATGCGGTCAATCCGGTGCCGTTCCTGACCACCGCCGACTATCTGCTGGCGTCGAAGGATCAGGCTGTCGGCCAGATTCCCGTCGCGGCCGGCGGACCCGCCGCCCAGGATTGA
- a CDS encoding N-acetyltransferase, protein MASSLTIRPVLTKRDRKAFVDLPFRLYADDPHWIPPLKGEAIGLITPEKNGWFSHATAQLFLGEQGGRVVGRISAHIDTLALTMPAEQGFGPGCGQWGLMEAESEDIFAVLIATAEEWLREQGMKRVLGPISMSVWEEPGLLIDGFDHAPTVMMGHAKPEYRGWIEAAGYAPVKQLFTYELDITKPFPPIVNRIIQSGEKNPRIVVRRVDKSKFEQEAAIILSILNDAWSGNWGFVPLTPPEIADVGVKLKPIVFNDLIRIAELDGRPVAFMITLPDLNEAIKPLNGSLFPFGWARLLWWLRAPQVRTVRVPLMGVIKELQASRMASQLAFMLIEYIRRAAVENYGAVRGEIGWILDDNQGMRSIAETIQCDINKTYQIYEKTL, encoded by the coding sequence ATGGCCAGCAGCTTAACGATCCGACCCGTCCTGACGAAGCGCGACCGCAAGGCCTTCGTCGACCTTCCCTTCCGGCTCTACGCCGACGATCCGCATTGGATTCCGCCGCTGAAGGGCGAGGCGATCGGGCTTATTACACCCGAAAAGAATGGCTGGTTCAGCCATGCGACGGCGCAATTATTCCTGGGCGAGCAGGGCGGACGCGTCGTCGGGCGAATCTCCGCGCATATCGACACCCTTGCGCTGACGATGCCTGCCGAACAGGGTTTCGGGCCGGGTTGCGGGCAATGGGGCCTGATGGAGGCCGAAAGCGAAGACATCTTCGCCGTGCTGATTGCCACGGCAGAGGAATGGCTGCGCGAACAGGGCATGAAACGCGTCCTCGGTCCGATCAGCATGTCGGTGTGGGAGGAGCCGGGCCTGCTGATCGACGGCTTCGATCATGCGCCGACCGTGATGATGGGTCACGCGAAACCTGAGTACCGCGGCTGGATCGAGGCGGCCGGCTATGCGCCGGTGAAGCAGCTTTTCACTTATGAACTGGATATCACCAAACCCTTCCCGCCGATCGTGAACCGTATCATCCAGTCAGGTGAGAAGAACCCACGGATCGTGGTGCGCAGGGTCGACAAGTCGAAATTCGAACAGGAAGCAGCGATCATCCTGTCGATCCTGAACGATGCCTGGTCCGGCAATTGGGGCTTCGTCCCCCTCACCCCGCCCGAGATCGCCGATGTCGGCGTGAAGTTGAAGCCGATCGTGTTCAACGACTTGATCCGCATCGCCGAACTAGACGGCCGACCGGTCGCGTTCATGATCACGCTTCCTGATCTAAACGAGGCGATCAAGCCGCTGAATGGCAGTTTGTTCCCGTTCGGCTGGGCGAGGCTGCTGTGGTGGCTGCGTGCGCCGCAAGTGCGAACGGTGCGCGTGCCGTTGATGGGGGTCATCAAGGAATTGCAGGCGTCGCGCATGGCGAGCCAATTAGCCTTCATGCTGATCGAGTATATCCGGCGCGCCGCGGTCGAGAACTACGGCGCGGTGCGCGGCGAGATCGGCTGGATCCTCGACGACAATCAGGGAATGCGATCGATCGCCGAGACGATCCAGTGCGACATCAACAAAACGTATCAGATCTACGAAAAGACGCTCTGA
- the xth gene encoding exodeoxyribonuclease III, producing the protein MKIVTFNINGIKARLPRLLEYLAEQQPDVVCLQELKTSDETFPENDIRDAGYGVVWHGQKSWNGVAVLAKGIDPVERLRGLEGEPEDEHSRYLECDVGGLVVASIYLPNGNPRPGPKFDYKIRWIDRLRARAQALLADETLAVLAGDYNVIPNDDDTYSVRAMQDDALMQPESRAGYRSLVTQGWTDALRTRHPNGGMWTFWDYQAGAWQRDAGFRIDHLLLSPTAADRLIDAGVDKEYRGREKASDHAPTWVTLR; encoded by the coding sequence ATGAAAATCGTCACCTTCAACATCAACGGCATCAAGGCTCGGCTTCCGCGTCTGCTGGAATATCTGGCCGAGCAGCAGCCCGACGTTGTGTGTCTGCAGGAATTGAAGACCAGCGACGAAACCTTTCCCGAGAACGATATTCGTGACGCGGGTTATGGTGTCGTGTGGCACGGGCAGAAGAGCTGGAACGGCGTCGCGGTGCTGGCGAAGGGCATCGACCCGGTCGAGCGCCTGCGCGGACTGGAAGGCGAGCCAGAGGACGAACACAGCCGTTACCTCGAATGCGACGTCGGCGGACTGGTGGTCGCGTCAATCTATCTGCCCAATGGCAACCCCCGGCCGGGGCCGAAATTCGACTATAAGATTCGGTGGATCGATCGGCTCCGCGCGCGCGCGCAGGCGTTGCTGGCCGATGAAACGCTCGCGGTCCTGGCGGGCGATTACAACGTCATCCCGAACGACGATGACACCTATTCCGTGCGCGCGATGCAGGACGACGCGTTGATGCAGCCAGAAAGTCGTGCGGGGTATCGATCGCTCGTCACGCAGGGATGGACCGACGCGTTGCGCACCCGGCATCCGAATGGCGGCATGTGGACGTTCTGGGATTATCAGGCTGGCGCGTGGCAACGCGATGCGGGGTTTCGCATCGATCACCTGTTGCTCAGCCCGACTGCTGCGGACCGCCTGATCGATGCAGGCGTCGACAAGGAATATCGCGGGCGCGAGAAGGCGAGCGATCATGCGCCGACTTGGGTCACACTTCGGTAG
- a CDS encoding fatty acid desaturase: MDTTLTFDRPAAAPATRAVIADDRTMLRTAAELTRELNAPRSAIYWGDFIASVVVGYAGLVTAIMVGPTALAIGAGVLAVLGLYRALSFIHELTHIKHASLPGFRTAWNALIGVPMLVPSFMYEGVHTLHHARTRYGTAEDPEYLPLALMKPWTLPLFIVVSALAPIALIFRYAILSPLSAIIPPLRRIVVERYSALAINPSFRRRMPDGDFKAQWTRIEIAASIWAIALIVLVATGVLPLRAFAILLAVASGVAVLNQVRTLVAHLWENEGEAMTVTAQYLDTVNVPPPTLLPALWAPVGLRYHALHHLLPGLPYHALGEAHRRISAALERESPYHKASYKGLPGLVWKIGRSTMVRAK; encoded by the coding sequence ATGGATACCACGCTCACGTTCGATCGACCGGCAGCCGCCCCTGCGACGCGTGCTGTGATCGCCGACGACCGGACGATGCTGCGTACGGCGGCGGAACTGACGCGCGAACTGAATGCGCCGCGGTCGGCGATTTACTGGGGCGACTTCATCGCGTCGGTCGTCGTCGGTTATGCCGGTCTGGTCACAGCGATCATGGTGGGGCCGACCGCGCTGGCGATCGGCGCGGGCGTCCTTGCGGTGCTGGGACTTTATCGCGCGCTCAGCTTCATCCACGAACTGACCCATATCAAGCATGCGTCGCTGCCCGGCTTTCGCACCGCGTGGAATGCGCTGATCGGCGTGCCGATGCTGGTGCCGTCGTTCATGTACGAAGGCGTCCACACCCTCCACCACGCGCGCACGCGATATGGCACGGCGGAAGATCCCGAATATCTCCCGCTCGCGCTGATGAAGCCGTGGACGCTGCCGCTGTTCATCGTCGTGTCGGCGCTGGCCCCGATCGCGCTGATCTTCCGCTATGCTATCCTGTCGCCGCTGTCGGCGATCATCCCGCCGCTGCGCCGCATCGTGGTCGAGCGTTATTCGGCGCTGGCGATCAACCCGTCGTTCCGCCGCCGGATGCCCGATGGCGATTTCAAGGCGCAATGGACCCGGATCGAGATCGCCGCGAGCATCTGGGCGATCGCGCTGATCGTGCTGGTCGCGACCGGTGTACTCCCGCTGCGTGCGTTCGCGATCCTGCTGGCGGTCGCGTCGGGCGTCGCGGTGCTCAATCAGGTCCGTACGCTCGTCGCGCATCTGTGGGAGAATGAGGGCGAGGCGATGACCGTCACCGCGCAATATCTCGACACGGTCAACGTGCCGCCGCCGACTTTGCTGCCTGCGTTGTGGGCGCCGGTCGGGCTGCGGTATCACGCGCTGCATCACCTGCTGCCGGGTTTGCCGTATCATGCGCTCGGCGAGGCGCACCGCCGCATTTCCGCCGCGCTCGAAAGGGAATCCCCTTATCACAAGGCAAGCTATAAAGGCTTGCCGGGGCTGGTGTGGAAGATCGGGCGCAGCACGATGGTCCGCGCCAAATAG